The nucleotide sequence gagtctgtcaagactggcccgtacgggcaggggtacctttaccttttaatggagTGAAGAAGTAGAAGTGTTAATGCCTGCCTGCAATTACAGGCTGACCAGTGACGTAATGATGTGTAAACATCAACCCAGCAGTTTCTTTACAAGCTGCTATGCACATAGGTGGTTGCAGATGCCTGTTTCAAacgtacatagaatcatagagttggaagggaccccaaaggtaaTCTAGCCCAATCCCCCGCAATTCAAtaatcacagctaaaaaatccCTCACAaggtggccgtccaacctctgtttaaaaatctccagtgaaggagagtacaTTAATGACCACTGTGTTTAAGTAGTAGCTTGAACATAAGAAGACCTCATAGATCACTACAGAAAACTTCCTTTCTTCCAGCCTGCTATTTTCAGTGGAGCCAATTCATACATTCCGTTTTGAATCAGAAAGAAAGCAGTGTGCGAATTGGCTCTGAAGTGAATTGTCATTCTTTACATTGGGATTtgtttatttgaaaatatttttatgtCAAAACATCACTTCAGATTCTAAACTGGGAAGACTTTCTCTAGAGCATTATTTTCACATGTGTATAGTACAGTCCTAGCCATGTCTACCTATAAGTAAGTCCTATTGTTTCAGCgcagcttacttccaggtaagcagggttaggattgcagtcttagccATCTGAATGTGTTTTCCCAttttgggggggtattgtttATGTGTAGCCTTTCCTCGCCTGCTTTTCATTCTAAAAGCTAAAATCAATACCCAAGCAGACTGAGTTCAGGTAATGTGTATTTGATTTTGAATAAGCTTACTTCCTGTTGTTTTGTTCTTTCCAGTATGAAAACCCCTGGACAATTCCTAATTTACTCTCAATGGCAAGGATTGGCCTGGCACCGGTTTTGGGCTATTTGATTGTTGAAGAAAATTTCAATATTGCATTGGGTGTATTTACTCTGGCTGGAATAACAGATTTGGTAAGTTTTAGCATACCATTTTGAAACTTTTTACAGAAGAAATGAGAATGTCGTTCAGTTTAGTTTTTCTACATCTTTTTATTTTATAGGAATAATATGATTCAATAGGTAAAGAGAGAATTTTCCGTTCTTTTCGTTTGCAGCTTAAGATAAGAGACCGGCTATGTTGAAACCTACTTTTTACAATTTTCTTGACTGTGTGCTTCTAATCTCtacttgggatttttttttttaagcatgactttaacaaacaaacaatttcccTAAGAATAAATGCTTATGTCATTGTACTTGGCCATTATTGTATGCAAGGGGTGCTTCTATTCAGGATGCCAGCCAGCTCTAACCTATTTCAGATCGCTGTAAGGAATTTAAGAAGGTAATTTCATTCTCTTGCTTCTCCTCCCCAACCCCTggtttatgtttttctttttcaaccAAATACTAAATATTTCATAGCTACTGCATATGCTCAgcccaatatatatatttgttatttCTGCAAGCCTAGGGTACCTCTGTTGTGCTAATAGTCTCCTATTGTTTCTCAGTAGCCCCATTTTGATTCCATTCCTGCCAGCCCTAATCACCCAAGTCCTGTCTGAACGTGCTTGTACTAATCTTCCCGAAATAAGGAGactttcaaaagcaatttgtgaTATGGCATGCTGCCATGCTCAGGTGTCTGCTGTTCAAAGGGTTGAGGGGAGTCAGAAATCTCACTTGGGATGTCTAAGCCTATGGGCACTCTTGAATAAGCTCTTTCAATTCTGGCCAAGGTTAATAGTACCATTAAAAGAGTTACTTTGTCTTAGCTGTCTGTTCAACTTGCGTTTTCAGTTGGATGGCTTTATTGCACGAAACTGGGCCAACCAAAAATCTGCATTGGGAAGTGCCCTGGACCCTCTGGCCGATAAAGTTCTCATCAGCGTCCTGTACATTAGCCTGACTTGTGCAAATCTTATTCCAGGTAAGCAGATGAATATTGTTGTTGAATGGCTTGAATAGTTAATCACTTTAATTGTATAGGGCAATATCCAAAAAACTCACTCTGTCAGTACAAGGGTAGCCACTTGCGCAACGGAATTTTCCCATTCTTATGTGTGAGACccttgccctccccaaatctgctccgggGAGTTGGGGGAACCCCCTGAACAGATTTGGAGGGAATTACATGGCACCAGCTGATGGAGCAAATTCTCTGGAGACCACACATAGCTTCCCAGCTTGCCCTCACAATATAGTATCCAGACAGTGTCATGACATGGTTCACATTAATCACCCACCTGCAGAGCAGTGTATTAAGACTTATGTTGAAAAGTATGTATAGTTAATCCATGTCCTTCCTTGAAGTCACTTACTGAATTCATATTCGTAGAGAGTGGTGGCTTTAAATGATAATTGGTACTCCTTCATGAATTCTGTTGCATTTGTTTGCTTCCGAGATTTCTGTCCTACCTTTCTAGGATGCAAGTTAGAAAtatttaaacaacaaaaacagtaactgaccaaaatgaaaaacacaacaaaagatGAAAGCACAGGCAAACACACATTTTATCTCTaagttttattaagttttctgttttacacaATCTTAAAATaagtccctgcatattttatataaactaaaacattcagtattccattattacatccatcagaacttatttacactgttggatttatcttaatgctgccaacgttttcaagtgtacacaatttcccccatataatcaataaatattttccaattttcttttaacgtatgttcttcttgttctcttattgtaTACGTTAGGTCTGCAAgatgcgcatattccatcagtttaagttgccaatcttctttactTGGGAcatcactcattttccatttttgggctaacaaaacacgggccgcagtagtggcatatatAAATAAGGATATTTACATatgcaaacacacattttaaaacagtatCCTAAAAAATGCCAAGAAAAAGCCTCCATTAACAATGTATCTGAATGTGAATGAGAAGTTGGTTGATGTGTAGGTGTTAACCGCTGGGTTTTAGTACTAGTCAAGACATTACTTAAGGAAAATGTAtgttttttatggttttatttaaaaaataattgactTTTATCCACTTTACAGTTGTACTTTTACAGCTGTCAGTGTATATTAAACAATGGCTTTTTGTATTCCTTACCTGACCTCAAGatactgtgttttaaatgtgtggtattCAGTAGGTGGACAGCAAACTAAATGCCCTAAATTTAGACtaaataaaagaaagcaaattatttttaaaaaattactttatGTGCTGATGGGTCTTTggatgctatacagtggtacctctggttacaaatgcttcgcgTTAtgaactccactaacccggaagtagttgctccgggttgcgaactttgccccaggatgagaacggaaatcgcacagcggtggcaggaggccccattagcgaaagcgtgcctcaggttaagaatggtttcgggttaagaacggacctccggaacaaattaagtttgtaacccgaagcaccactgtaCACTTGTATATATTAGGATTTGAATTGCCTTTCTGCATGCTTATGTTAACAAATATCATGGGTTTTTTCCAGTTCCTCTTACATCTATGATCATTTTAAGGGACATTGCattaattgctgctgttttttacgTGCGATACAgaactcttcctccaccagtaAGTATGCAGGTGTTTGTTTTGACTTTTTAGATCATAGTCACACCTTATTTGTACCAAggggggtgggatataaatagtaaaattactaTTTAAATTATTGTATTATTAAATATGAAGATGAAAAATGACCTTGTTGCCTTTCTAAATGCCTTAGTTAGTTCTTACCAGCTCACATGCTTATTAGACTTTTCTCCTCAATAGTATTACAAATCAAACTTTCTGTCTTCCACAGAGAACACTTAGTAGATATTTCAATCCATGTTATGCCACTGCTCAGTTAAAGCCAACGTTTATCAGCAAGGTAAGAGCAACTGTATATCTTGCTATTCATTTGATACCTAGTCTATGTCACCATGCAGCACAGTTGGGAATGGATGTTTTTGTACTATTCTCTACCATCAACAAGCCCCAGTGAAAGTATGAGAGAGGACTTGGGTGAGGGCTCCAAGTTCTGATTTGGCAgtgtgggttttctttctttaaattctGACATCTCTTGTAAAGGGACCAGTATGGGATCCCTTTAGGAGATATCTGTGCTGCCTTAACGTCTCACTAgtgaaaaatgtttatttaacccaggcataggcgaACTCCGGCCCTCCtgctgtttgggactacaattcccatcatccccaaccactggtcctgttagctagggatgatgggaattgtagtcccaaacatctgaagggctggagtttgcctatgcctgatttaagcCTTCACTTTGCAGAATCCTGTTCTTTATGAGAAGTTAATTTCAGCTGGGGTTTACTTCCTGGCCTGGTTCAAACATAACAATAAACCATGTTTATGCATTACTTGTGTGAGTCACGGTTGGTGAACTCCTTTTACAATGAGGTGAGGAGgtgtgaatgcttctgttttacaTCATACAAAGTTTTCTGTTAATGTCTGAACTTTAGAACTTTAGAAACTCTGGTTCATTCATACAACAGTTTAATCCTGATTTATTTAAGCAACTACAATAATCTGCAGTTTCCCGAGTTTGAACAGGAAATTgtcgttttttaaaaactgaattggTCCCCTAATGTTCATGGTGTCAGGAAAACTGCAGGAATTATTTCTCacattctttgttttatttacaaatttTCCTTACTGCTAAAAGTGTAGCACTTTTAGTTCCCGTTGATTTTAGGGTGGAAAAGGAATGTTAATGTGTGACTTCAGTTTTCACGTAATCTCTCACCAGATGAACACGGTAGTCCAGCTCATCTTAGTGGCAGCTTCTTTAGCAGCTCCGGTTTTCAATTATGTGGACAGTATGTATCTTCAGACCTTATGGTATGTAGaccttataccgtattttttgccctataggacgcatcggcccataggacgcacctagtttggggggggggaagaaagaaagaaaaaattatccccccccagccgcgggacTGGGGTGGCGGAAGCCCGAGCTTTTAAAAACGTACCTTCCGTAGTTtatagaggagaaaaacaagggcagcaggctccctaggctgcggatatctgcccgaagcatgaggcgctctgcttcagcgcgccccacgctccgggcagcaggctgctatccgcagcctagggagccctacgggaactcccgcgggctccccaggcttgctgatagcttcctgaagcctggagagcgagaggggtcggtgcacaccgacccctctcgctctccaagcttcagcgaaagcctgcattcgccccataggacgcacacagattttcccttcatttttggaggggaaaaagtgcgtcctatggggcgaaaaatacggtaattacgaTACAACTGATTTGTGGGGGAACAGGCAATTATGAAAGAATAGGATGCAAATGAAGGGATCCTGAGCAGTTTTGGACATCACCGATTTGTATGGTTGCTGAAATCACGCTAATAGTGGCTGCAAGCAACCAAGTTAAAGCAATTGCAGGTCAATTCTGGGCATTTTAAACTTCAAGGTAatcatgtgcataggattgcagccctactAACATGGGATTATATTCAGAGTTACTACTTATGCTGAATTGGTATGTGGTCAATAAATTTAGGACTAGAATTATCTCTAGGCAAGCAGCGCTACCTTGGCTCCGCATGCAGTATGAGGTAAAATAATACTGACCTAAAGATTCCCTCATTGCAGGGGTTGgtcggttctcaacctgtgggtccccagatgttgttggactacaacttccatcattcctgagctctggccttgctagctaggggtgatgggagttgtagttcaacaacatctgggactcTAGATGGAAGAGTTGGGGTAACAAGATGATATGCATGAATCAATTTAGAAGTATTATGATGGAGAGGCCCCTGGACCGTATACTTAACCCTGCAATGCACAAGGTCTCTGGTTCAGTCGTCTTCAGCTCTTGGGTAAGTAGACTGCAAAAGACCTACAAGAGCTGCAGCTG is from Podarcis raffonei isolate rPodRaf1 chromosome 3, rPodRaf1.pri, whole genome shotgun sequence and encodes:
- the CRLS1 gene encoding cardiolipin synthase (CMP-forming); this encodes MLLAAWLAKGGACGLRFLRGASPARARRGLLYRAPLAAAAASPHRLLRPTGSRQQQLLAWAWPRRERASCGVGGPAGNSERGAGKARPPRGYAELYENPWTIPNLLSMARIGLAPVLGYLIVEENFNIALGVFTLAGITDLLDGFIARNWANQKSALGSALDPLADKVLISVLYISLTCANLIPVPLTSMIILRDIALIAAVFYVRYRTLPPPRTLSRYFNPCYATAQLKPTFISKMNTVVQLILVAASLAAPVFNYVDSMYLQTLWCITAFTTTASAYSYYHYGRKTVQVLNSK